CTTGCATGGCTTGTGCCAGAGTGCTGCGGGCTGCTAGTTCATAATGTTGTTCTAGGTCATCGGCAATGTGACGTTCGATGATAACGCGGATCATGTTAGGCTCCTTATTTATTGTCCTGATTATAAGCGTAACATTTTCCGTGGCATGTATGGGTTTTGCTGGGGCAAATTATTTGCGACAATAGCGGCCTGTTAATATGAGGTTGTACATATGATGGTTGAAGTAAAAGCAGATCACATCATGGACGCCTGCGGTTTATACTGCCCGGAGCCTGTGATGCTGTTGCACAACAAAGTGCGTGAAATGACGTCTGGTCAGGTATTACAGGTACTGGCAACAGATCCTTCGACGCAGCGGGATATTCCGAAGTTCTGTACCTTTTTAGGTCATGAGCTTATTGCGCAGGATGCGGATGAAGAAAGATTTTTTTATTATATTCGCAAAGGCGAGTAACGAATTTATTTAGAATTTTCCTGTATAGACGCAGTGATGTTAGAAATATCGGCGTCTGTATAGCAATACCCAGTTTTTTGTCCGGCAACGACCGGTAAGTAACGAGAGAACTCATTGTGACAGCTACTGATACAGCAGCAACATCTGCAGCACCGTCAAAGTCTAAAAACAAAAACCGTGCCGCTAACCAGGCCGCTCTGCAATTAATTTGCGAGTTGTACCCACAGGTTTTTAACCGTAAAAATGTTCGGCCATTAAAAATTGGTATTCAGGAAGACCTGATTGCTGATGAGAAGTTGGCTAAAAATAAGATTAAGCGTGCGCTGGCGTCTTACGTACGTTCACCGCATTACTTCCGTAGCTTACAGGAAGGTGCAGACCGTATCGGTCTGACCGGTGAGTCTGACGGTGCTGTTACTGCTTCCGAAGCAGAGCATGCTAAAGGTCAGCTGAAAGAGGCGAATAAGCGTCGTCAGCAGACTCAGCAAGTTCAGCGTGCCCAGGCGCGTGAAGACCGAATCAGTACTAAGCTGGACCAATTGGTG
The DNA window shown above is from Aliamphritea ceti and carries:
- a CDS encoding ProQ/FinO family protein; translation: MTATDTAATSAAPSKSKNKNRAANQAALQLICELYPQVFNRKNVRPLKIGIQEDLIADEKLAKNKIKRALASYVRSPHYFRSLQEGADRIGLTGESDGAVTASEAEHAKGQLKEANKRRQQTQQVQRAQAREDRISTKLDQLVTKHR
- the tusA gene encoding sulfurtransferase TusA yields the protein MVEVKADHIMDACGLYCPEPVMLLHNKVREMTSGQVLQVLATDPSTQRDIPKFCTFLGHELIAQDADEERFFYYIRKGE